The Panicum hallii strain FIL2 chromosome 9, PHallii_v3.1, whole genome shotgun sequence genome has a window encoding:
- the LOC112875643 gene encoding PI-PLC X domain-containing protein At5g67130 isoform X2 has product MGRAFTAAPLLLLLGLLALGLGAATANVGDSCSTGADCGAGQWCFDCEPKLSGSHCVRSAATNPFQLINNSLPFNKYAYLTTHNSFAIVGEPSHTGIPRITFDNQEDTVTDQLNNGVRALMLDTYDFKGDVWLCHSNGGKCNDFTAFEPALDTFQEIEAFLSANPSEIVTIILEDYVHAPNGLTNVFNASGLLKYWFPVSKMPQNGQDWPLVSDMVASNQRLVVFTSISSKQSSEGIAYQWNFMVENNYGDDGMDAGKCSNRAESAPLNDKTKSLVLMNYFPSVPVKFTACLQHSQSLVDMVNTCYGAAGNRWANFIAVDYYKRSDGGGAFQATDLLNGKLLCGCQDVRACLQGSGVVCSA; this is encoded by the exons ATGGGCCGCGCCTTTACAGCGGCGCCGCTCCTCCTCTTGCTCGGCCTCCTGGCCCTGGGACTGGGAGCGGCAACTGCCAAT GTGGGCGACTCCTGCTCGACGGGCGCGGACTGCGGCGCCGGGCAGTGGTGCTTCGACTGCGAGCCCAAGCTCTCCGGCTCCCACTGCGTCCGCTCCGCCGCCACCAACCCCTTCCAGCTCATC AACAACTCATTGCCATTCAACAAGTATGCCTACCTCACGACGCACAATTCATTTGCAATCGTTGGTGAGCCTTCGCACACTGGAATTCCACGCATCACCTTCGACAACCAGGAGGATACTGTCACTGACCAGCTAAAT AATGGTGTCCGGGCGCTGATGCTTGACACATATGACTTCAAAGGAGATGTATGGCTGTGCCATTCAAATGGAGGGAAATGCAATGATTTCACTGCATTT GAACCAGCACTGGACACCTTTCAGGAAATTGAGGCGTTTCTTTCAGCCAATCCGTCTGAAATCGTCACAATAATCCTGGAAGACTATGTTCATGCGCCGAATGGACTGACAAACGTGTTCAACGCCTCCGGCCTGCTGAAGTACTGGTTCCCAGTGTCGAAAATGCCCCAGAACGGTCAGGACTGGCCTCTTGTCAGTGACATGGTTGCAAGCAACCAGCGCCTCGTGGTGTTCACCTCCATCAGCTCAAAGCAGAGTAGTGAAGGAATTGCTTACCAGTGGAATTTCATGGTTGAGAACAATT ATGGTGATGATGGTATGGATGCTGGGAAATGCTCCAACCGTGCTGAATCTGCCCCTCTCAACGACAAGACTAAATCGCTGGTCCTCATGAACTACTTCCCATCGGTACCTGTGAAGTTTACAGCGTGTCTGCAGCATTCCCAGAGTCTTGTTGACATGGTGAATACATGCTATGGTGCAGCAGGGAATCGATGGGCTAATTTTATCGCAGTCGATTACTACAAG AGAAGCGATGGAGGGGGTGCGTTCCAGGCAACAGACTTGCTCAATGGTAAACTGTTGTGCGGGTGCCAGGATGTCAGGGCATGCTTG CAAGGTTCTGGCGTTGTATGCTCTGCATGA
- the LOC112875643 gene encoding PI-PLC X domain-containing protein At5g67130 isoform X1, which yields MGRAFTAAPLLLLLGLLALGLGAATANVGDSCSTGADCGAGQWCFDCEPKLSGSHCVRSAATNPFQLINNSLPFNKYAYLTTHNSFAIVGEPSHTGIPRITFDNQEDTVTDQLNNGVRALMLDTYDFKGDVWLCHSNGGKCNDFTAFEPALDTFQEIEAFLSANPSEIVTIILEDYVHAPNGLTNVFNASGLLKYWFPVSKMPQNGQDWPLVSDMVASNQRLVVFTSISSKQSSEGIAYQWNFMVENNFHLISDGDDGMDAGKCSNRAESAPLNDKTKSLVLMNYFPSVPVKFTACLQHSQSLVDMVNTCYGAAGNRWANFIAVDYYKRSDGGGAFQATDLLNGKLLCGCQDVRACLQGSGVVCSA from the exons ATGGGCCGCGCCTTTACAGCGGCGCCGCTCCTCCTCTTGCTCGGCCTCCTGGCCCTGGGACTGGGAGCGGCAACTGCCAAT GTGGGCGACTCCTGCTCGACGGGCGCGGACTGCGGCGCCGGGCAGTGGTGCTTCGACTGCGAGCCCAAGCTCTCCGGCTCCCACTGCGTCCGCTCCGCCGCCACCAACCCCTTCCAGCTCATC AACAACTCATTGCCATTCAACAAGTATGCCTACCTCACGACGCACAATTCATTTGCAATCGTTGGTGAGCCTTCGCACACTGGAATTCCACGCATCACCTTCGACAACCAGGAGGATACTGTCACTGACCAGCTAAAT AATGGTGTCCGGGCGCTGATGCTTGACACATATGACTTCAAAGGAGATGTATGGCTGTGCCATTCAAATGGAGGGAAATGCAATGATTTCACTGCATTT GAACCAGCACTGGACACCTTTCAGGAAATTGAGGCGTTTCTTTCAGCCAATCCGTCTGAAATCGTCACAATAATCCTGGAAGACTATGTTCATGCGCCGAATGGACTGACAAACGTGTTCAACGCCTCCGGCCTGCTGAAGTACTGGTTCCCAGTGTCGAAAATGCCCCAGAACGGTCAGGACTGGCCTCTTGTCAGTGACATGGTTGCAAGCAACCAGCGCCTCGTGGTGTTCACCTCCATCAGCTCAAAGCAGAGTAGTGAAGGAATTGCTTACCAGTGGAATTTCATGGTTGAGAACAATT TTCACTTGATCTCAGATGGTGATGATGGTATGGATGCTGGGAAATGCTCCAACCGTGCTGAATCTGCCCCTCTCAACGACAAGACTAAATCGCTGGTCCTCATGAACTACTTCCCATCGGTACCTGTGAAGTTTACAGCGTGTCTGCAGCATTCCCAGAGTCTTGTTGACATGGTGAATACATGCTATGGTGCAGCAGGGAATCGATGGGCTAATTTTATCGCAGTCGATTACTACAAG AGAAGCGATGGAGGGGGTGCGTTCCAGGCAACAGACTTGCTCAATGGTAAACTGTTGTGCGGGTGCCAGGATGTCAGGGCATGCTTG CAAGGTTCTGGCGTTGTATGCTCTGCATGA
- the LOC112873206 gene encoding uncharacterized protein LOC112873206 yields the protein MEGLTGSEIAGFVVGALLLGATIAAPKVDGFIASSQRRSLGMCKRCGDLRIVACSQCKGIGSVRKGGMLNLGVLDDLYESLGAEAKTDNLIPCTKCRSRGRLLCPECSKIA from the exons atggaAGGTCTGACGGGCAGCGAGATCGCCGGCTTCGTCGTGGGTGCCCTGCTGCTCGGCGCCACCATCGCTGCGCCCAAGGTCGACGGATTCATTGCCTCCTCCCAAAGAAG GTCACTAGGTATGTGTAAGAGGTGTGGTGATCTTCGGATAGTAGCATGCTCACAATGCAAAGGCATTGGCTCAGTTCGGAAAGGAGGAATGCTTAATCTGGGCGTGCTAGATGATCTTTACGAGTCACTCGGAGCTGAAGCCAAGACAGATAATTTGATTCCTTGCACAAAGTGCAGATCCAGAGGCCGTCTCTTGTGTCCGGAGTGCTCGAAGATCGCATGA
- the LOC112877759 gene encoding mitochondrial import inner membrane translocase subunit TIM17-2-like, with the protein MGAVGGSAFHFAKGLYNSPNGHRLAGGATAVRMNAPRVGGSFAIWGSLFSTFDCVLVYARQKEDPWNSIAAAAGAGATLALRRGLLACGTSAAIGAALLALIEGAGIMMNRLVPEGMVQHPVQQDDGQYAAAAPPGFLGVPPAPPIVVQEVPGAEEHGPPTGWLGGLFGRKQRDSKVAGGDRKPEVVQMDLPPTAIPSFD; encoded by the coding sequence ATGGGCGCGGTGGGCGGCTCCGCCTTCCACTTCGCCAAGGGCCTCTACAACTCCCCCAACGGCCACCGCCTGGCGGGCGGCGCCACGGCCGTCCGCATGAACGCGCCGCGCGTCGGGGGCAGCTTCGCCATCTGGGGCAGCCTCTTCTCCACCTTCGACTGCGTCCTGGTCTACGCGCGGCAGAAGGAGGACCCCTGGaactccatcgccgccgccgccggcgccggcgccacgcTCGCCCTGCGCCGGGGCCTCCTCGCCTGCGGAACGTCCGCGGCCATCGGCGCCGCCCTCCTCGCGCTCATCGAGGGCGCCGGGATCATGATGAACCGCCTCGTGCCGGAGGGCATGGTGCAGCACCCTGTGCAGCAGGATGACGGCCAGTACGCCGCGGCCGCACCACCTGGTTTCCTGGGagtgccgccggcgccgccgatcGTGGTCCAGGAGGTCCCGGGCGCTGAGGAGCATGGCCCGCCGACTGGATGGCTTGGTGGATTGTTCGGGAGGAAGCAGCGGGACAGCAAGGTTGCCGGTGGGGATCGCAAGCCGGAGGTGGTGCAGATGGATTTGCCCCCCACGGCTATTCCCTCCTTCGATTAA
- the LOC112873256 gene encoding ice-structuring glycoprotein-like codes for MGGFASKLGDFFSFLSAGDWDSADAAAEQSHAANANAAAEKKSGSGGILEDAAKKAGARGAASMALASVQKAASAVLASIQRAAETAVSYVSGLLAAASAAASSALVPAYGALKLAAYAAGNKVVELVKQLLGSGAAAAVKSRFDAVAAALRGGASSFAATVAAALDAAVSAGAREAFAALPELASAWVTNPAAAAASVVADIKFIVRFIPLVEKLLGLVIPAEVKAAIAVVAVAAGLYSAFCAAPAAGAPAGPIVTKAPGGGGASQRILRSAFEARRTRRFISACSRLKHLASVSARDALRPLQRDCHLNMTLLLVNP; via the coding sequence ATGGGCGGTTTCGCCAGCAAGCTTGGCgacttcttttcctttctctccGCCGGTGACTGGGACTCCGCCGACGCCGCTGCGGAGCAAAGCCATGCCGCCAACGCCAACGCCGCTGCAGAGAAGAAAAGCGGTTCCGGCGGTATCTTGGAGGACGCGGCCAAGAAGGCCGGCGCCCGTGGTGCGGCATCCATGGCGCTCGCGTCCGTCCAGAAGGCGGCATCCGCGGTGCTCGCGTCCATCCAGAGAGCGGCCGAGACGGCGGTGAGCTACGTGTCCGGGCTGCTCGCCGCAGCCTCAGCAGCTGCTTCTTCGGCCCTTGTCCCGGCCTACGGGGCCCTGAAGCTTGCCGCCTACGCCGCCGGCAACAAGGTGGTGGAGCTCGTGAAGCAGCTCCTCGgcagcggcgcggccgcggccgtgAAGAGCAGGTTCGACgctgtggcggcggcgctccgcggGGGCGCCTCGTCGTTCGCCGCTACCGTCGCGGCCGCCCTCGATGCCGCCGTCTCGGCCGGCGCGCGAGAGGCCTTCGCCGCGCTGCCGGAGCTTGCGTCCGCTTGGGTCACTAatccagcggcggcggcggcatcagTCGTCGCGGATATCAAGTTCATAGTCAGGTTCATCCCGCTCGTGGAGAAGCTCCTGGGTCTGGTGATCCCGGCAGAGGTCAAGGCGGCCATCGCCGTCGTGGCCGTCGCGGCGGGTTTGTACTCCGCGTTCTGTGCCGCGCCGGCTGCTGGTGCACCGGCCGGGCCCATTGTGACGAAGGCtccaggtggcggcggcgcctcTCAGCGGATCCTCAGGTCGGCTTTCGAGGCCAGGCGAACCCGGCGTTTTATTTCAGCCTGCTCGCGGCTGAAGCATTTGGCTTCGGTTTCGGCGCGTGATGCGCTGCGGCCGCTACAGCGGGATTGCCATCTGAACATGACGCTCTTGCTGGTTAATCCTTGA
- the LOC112873205 gene encoding uncharacterized protein LOC112873205, which yields MGAGASVASSLVAVWAAWGGASKPDAPAAAAPAFDDALDAVVRAAEAVAEYLRAVMDAACSAAVGAAAWALEKLEEAAAFVLDRVVRLLRRLRGRKEFSRRAAARRAGPDVFAETASRVARSGRCIMGPAASSAVVVVPAAAAAAPGALALPGSVSGSDVARRAARSAAGMMGLILEAFPAEAHLRDSIPAAARSSITVIAAAAAVCLDVVASTDTNA from the coding sequence ATGGGGGCCGGGGCGAGCGTCGCGTCGTCGCTGGTGGCGGTCTGGGCGGCGTGGGGCGGGGCCAGTAAACCAGAcgcccctgctgctgctgctcctgcttTCGACGACGCCCTCGACGCGGTCGTCAGGGCGGCTGAGGCGGTGGCGGAGTACCTGCGCGCGGTGATGGACGCCGCGTGctcggccgccgtgggcgcCGCCGCCTGGGCCCTGGAGAAGCTCGAGGAAGCTGCGGCGTTCGTCCTCGACAGGGTCGTCCGGCTCCTCCGTCGCCTGCGCGGCCGCAAGGAATtctcgcgccgcgccgccgctcgacgcGCGGGTCCCGACGTGTTCGCCGAGACCGCGTCGCGCGTCGCCAGGTCCGGGCGCTGCATCATGGGGCCGGCGGCTTCGTCGGCGGTCGTCGTCGtccctgctgctgccgccgcggcgcccggaGCGCTGGCCCTGCCGGGATCGGTGTCCGGGTCGGACGTGGCCAGGCGCGCGGCCAGAAGCGCCGCGGGGATGATGGGTCTCATCCTTGAGGCCTTCCCCGCGGAGGCCCATCTGCGTGACAGCATTCCTGCGGCGGCCAGGTCCTCCATCACCGTCATAGCAGCCGCGGCGGCCGTCTGCCTCGACGTTGTCGCTTCCACCGACACAAATGCCTAG
- the LOC112876861 gene encoding cytochrome P450 90A4-like, which produces MDASTTLFVAVSAIIFLAVALKQLLSGLTLTPQLKNERAAARLPPGSTGLPLLGDMLRLISAYRLPNPDLFIHERIVARHGAMSTTHLLGERAVFSADPSFNRLVLSGDGRVVDTSYPSSVTTLLGARSVLVTRGPTHKGLHALALARLGYPALPPLVARVDRLVLAAVAQWEPAGAAVRLVDEARKIAMSVNVHLLGIEPGPWSESLRREFNAISDGFVSLPFPLASLLPFTTYGKALKARKNVALALQEVVRKRMDEKAMDAGADGETAAGKKGKKDMVDLLLEADGGSFSMEQMVDFCVNLLAAGYDTTSLTMTLAVKFLTETPTALAQLREEHDSIRKGKGENQSLEWSDYQSMAFTQCVINETLRVGNIVNGVLRRANTDIHFKDYIVPKGYKIFVSFGAVHLSSEHYENARTFHPWRWQSKNSKVQDVPASNLFTPFGGGPRQCPGNELARVVISVFLHHLVTRFSWDEAEEDKVVFFPTTRTLKGYPINVRLRSGSIS; this is translated from the exons ATGGATGCGAGCACGACGCTCTTTGTGGCCGTGTCCGCGATAATCTTTCTTGCTGTGGCGCTGAAACAGCTCCTCTCAGGCCTTACCCTCACGCCGCAGCTGAAGAATGAGAGGGCCGCGGCACGGCTGCCGCCGGGAAGCACGGGTCTGCCGCTGCTCGGCGACATGCTGCGGCTGATCTCCGCGTACAGGCTCCCGAACCCAGACCTCTTCATCCACGAGCGCATcgtggcgcggcacggcgccATGTCCACCACTCACCTGCTCGGCGAGCGCGCCGTCTTCTCGGCTGACCCGTCCTTCaaccgcctcgtcctcagcggcGACGGCCGCGTCGTCGACACCAGCTACCCCTCCTCCGTCACCACGCTCCTCGGTGCCCGCTCCGTGCTCGTCACCCGCGGCCCCACCCACAAGGGCCTCCACGCCCTCGCCCTCGCCCGGCTCGGCTACCCCGCGCTGCCGCCCCTCGTCGCGCGCGTCGACCGCCTCGTCCTGGCAGCCGTGGCCCAGTGGGAGCCAGCTGGCGCGGCCGTCCGCCTCGTGGACGAGGCGAGGAAGATCGCCATGAGCGTCAACGTGCATCTGCTCGGCATCGAGCCCGGGCCGTGGTCGGAGAGCCTCCGCCGCGAGTTCAACGCGATAAGCGACGGCTTCGTATCCTTGCCCTTCCCGTTGGCCTCGCTTCTCCCTTTCACAACCTACGGCAAGGCCCTCAAG GCGAGGAAGAATGTTGCTTTGGCGCTGCAGGAGGTGGTTAGGAAGAGAATGGACGAGAAGGCGATGGATGCTGGCGCAGATGGGGAAACGGCGGCGGgcaagaaagggaagaaggacATGGTGGACCTGCTTCTTGAAGCAGATGGTGGGAGCTTCTCCATGGAGCAAATGGTGGATTTCTGCGTGAATCTGCTGGCTGCTGGGTACGACACGACGTCGCTTACCATGACACTTGCTGTCAAGTTCCTCACCGAGACACCAACCGCGCTCGCACAACTCCGG GAAGAGCATGACAGTatcagaaaaggcaaaggcGAAAACCAATCCCTGGAATGGAGCGATTACCAGTCTATGGCATTTACGCAATGT GTGATAAATGAGACGCTCCGTGTGGGTAACATTGTTAACGGGGTATTGAGGAGAGCAAACACCGATATTCATTTCAAAG ATTATATTGTTCCAAAAGGCTACAAGATCTTCGTCTCATTCGGAGCTGTGCACCTTAGCAGTGAACACTATGAGAACGCTCGGACCTTTCACCCTTGGAGATGGCAG AGCAAGAACAGTAAAGTTCAGGACGTGCCAGCATCCAACCTGTTCACTCCCTTTGGTGGTGGCCCTCGTCAGTGCCCAGGCAATGAGCTTGCGCGAGTTGTTATCTCGGTTTTCCTCCATCATCTTGTAACGCGCTTTAG CTGGGATGAAGCTGAGGAAGACAAGGTTGTCTTCTTTCCTACCACTCGAACTCTCAAAGGATACCCCATCAATGTGCGGCTGCGATCTGGCTCTATTAGCTGA